Part of the Oncorhynchus tshawytscha isolate Ot180627B linkage group LG07, Otsh_v2.0, whole genome shotgun sequence genome, GACTATCTTTTTAAACGTGTAGTTTACAATTTTACTACTTGATGTTAGATAGTCCCTCATCCTGAAAGTAGTTTATGGGTCAGGAGAAACTAATCCATGGATTAGTTTTCTTTAAACCGCCACAACAAACTGCACCTTACTTTAGCCACCACAATCAATGGTAGTGATGGGGACATGtgagcatgttaaaaaaaaaaaatattcatggCCAAATCACCTTTTTAAGTAACATCTAACCAAATATGGAGTTTCAGGGTGAGGAACAatctaacatcaagttgtaaaatagtGAGCTAATCCTTTACGTTTAGGCTATTACATATGCCTAGTTTCACCACCATAATGAAACTATTGAGCTGTAGATACTTCAGAAAATGTCAGCTTATTAGTGTTAGCCTATACCAAATTCCAAGGTTCTGTGTCAGCCTTCTTTAAAATGTCATTTTTATTGGAGCTTTCAGTGCATGTCCTGTTCTCCCGTGCATCTGTGTTTATCTTGTGGTTGCGTGGGCTTTCAGATTCAGTATGAAATCACACGGGTCCGGCAGAAAATGAAGGAGCTGGCCGCCCTCCATGATAAGCACATGAACCGTCCCACCCTGGATGACAGCAGTGAAGAAGAGCATGCCATAGAGATCACTACTCAGGAGATCACACAGGTTGGTCAGTGACAGAGGAGGCCATACAAGAAACCCAATTGAAGAGTATCATATTTATTATTCAATTCACTAATATTTAttattcaaatccaattttattggtcacatacatgtgtttaacagatgtttttgcgggtgtagtgaaatgcttgtgtttctagctccaatagtgcagtaatatctaacaatttcacaaccaaacaatgcacacaaatctaaaataaagaatatataaatatttggacaagcaatgtcggagtagtagagtagtatagtagaatagaatacagtatatacatacgagatgagtaatgcaaaatatgtaaacattattagtgactagtgttccattattaaagtggccagtgatttcaagtctgtatataGGGCTGGAGTCTCTAAtctgctagtgatggctatttaaccatctgatggccttgagataaaagctatttttcagtctctcagtcccagctttgatgcacatgtactgacctctccttctggatgatcgtggggtgaacaggcagtggctcaggtggttatggtccttgatgatctttttggccgcCTTgtaacatcgggtgctgtaggtgtactGTAGGGCAGgtcgtttgcccccggtgatgcgttgtgcagactgcaccacccccTGGAGAGCTGCGGTTGCggatggtgcagttgccgtaccaggcggtgatacagctcgacaggatgctctcaatttgTAAATGTTaatgagggttttaggtgacaagccaaatttcttcagcctcctgaggttgaagaggcgctgttgcgccttcttcaccacactgtctgtgttggtggaccatttcaatttgtcagtgatgtgtacgccaaggaacctgaagccttccaccttctccactgcggtcccgtggatggggggggtactccctctgctgtttcctgaagtccacgatcagctgctttttgttgatgttgagtgagaggttattttcctggcaccacactcccagggccctcacctccccctGTAGGCTgtgttgtcattgttggtaatcaggcctactactgttgtgttgtctgcaaacttgatgattgagttggaggcatgcgtgggcacgcagtcgtgggtgaacagggagtacaggagggggctgagcaggcacccttgtggggccctgtgttgaggatcagtgaagtggtgttgtttcctaccttcaccacctgggggaggcccgtcaggaagtccaggaatcAGTTGCACACAGCGGGATTCAGACCCAGCTTAATGGGTCCGAGCTTAATGttaagcttggagggtactatggtgttgaatgctgagctatagttaatgaacagcattcttacataggtattccttttttccagatgggatagggcagtgcgatggcatcgtctgtggatctattggggcggtaagcaaatttaaGTGGATGttaggtaaggtagaggtgatgtgATCCTTGACTCATCTTTACGGAGggaataacaacactgtttgtattttgccatattcccagtcaccttaccATGGTTAAATAAGGTggtttgcgcgaatgctgccatctatccacggtttttggctagggtaggttttaatagtcacagtgggaacaaaatctcctatacacttcctgataaactcggtcaccgtattcgtcaatgtttattctgaggctacctggaacatatcccagtccacgtgatcaaaacaatcttgaagcgtagattctgattggtcagaccagcgttgagtAGTCCTTAGCACGAGTACTTCCtgttttgagtttctgcctataggaatggaggagcaaaatggagttgtgatcagattttcctaggggagggtgggggagggccttgtagccatcccggaagttggagtagcagtggtcgagtgttttaagcagcgcgagtactacagtcaatgtgttgatagaactttggttgcgttttcctcaaatttgtcttgttaaaatccccagctacaataaatgcggcctccgGTTATGTGTTTTGCATaatgtccagtgaagttctttgagggctgtCATGGTATCGACTAGAGGGGGACTATACATAGCTGTGACTAATCGAAGATTGTCTTGAGGTAATATgtttggcatttgattgtgaggtattctaggtcagtTGAACAAAGGGAGTTGCGTTTCTGTACGTAATCACAATCACActatgagtagttaatcatgagagatatttattcatttctgcgcgatgaactgagaacccaactgacTGTACGTACGGGGACAGTATATcttgagagagccatgtttccctGAAACAAactgttacaatccctgatgtctctctggaaggagatccttgccctgagctcgtcaactttattatccgGAGAccgaacattagcgagtaatagcGGTGGGTAGTGTGCgtgcctcctgagtcggactagaagtccactccactccgaatacctcttctcctccGGTGGTGTTTTAGATCAGCCTCTgaaatcagttcaattgccctggggggtacgaacaaaggatctgtGAACATGTACAGTGACAGAGATGGGAATCTAGACAAGAAACCCCATTGAACGAACTTTGAAGAGTCACTACTATTATTATCACCTAAGATACCTTTTTCCTCAGCTGGTGACACCTCATAAGTGGCCTTCTGGAAAAGCCACCGCCTTTAAGGAGTGCCTAATAATTGTTGTTATGAATGGAGCTCTTTGTTTGACAATATGATCTAATAATATTTAGACTTTTACGTGTTCACATTTGTGCCTTTTTATGAGGGCCAACAGTATATGCAGCCTGCTGATGTAATATGTTAACCATTGTGGCCATTCTTGTTATGTAGTAGGATAAGAACCTATTTTTTTTCAATAAGTATTTCTCTGTGCTTTCGGTTTGTGTAGATAGATGTGTTGCTTGGGTTTGTGTAGATTAGTGGTGCGGTTTGTTCACCcgcccgcaattgctaataacctaTCAACAACCACACGATTATATGTGGTAAAGGGAGAATCTGAGGCCCGCACCTGACCCCAACCCGCAAATATAGAAAATGctctgtaggctacagtcagatgGCGGACCggttataattattatttttgacAGGAATTTTTCTTGCTTAATTTAAtgtgtttctgcttataattttggacattttggtaggctatttgtcaGTCATCTTGtttataattagatacatgcagcttctcttctgtcattagatgtttccctagaagactaaataaacccttgctcaccagaataaatTATTGGTGACATCAGTAAAGTTTTCTGTCAATTCTGCTACTTTCGTGGAGCAAAGACGTTTAGCGAccggggagaaaatgcaataaccCTTTCTGTGCAAAATTTCCAAATTACATCCGTTTGACAGGTTGTAAGGAAATGGAAAGCTGTGGAAACGACTTTTTACCTCTACAGACAGTCCTTAACTGCGCATTCATTCACATTCTCTTAAGATGCTGAAACAAATCATATTTAtccactcctgttcccaagtcaaaatgtacatttggtgAATCACTTTACAGCAAGAAATTCTTAATTCTGCAGGATTTAATATTAAGTCTATGTGGgggggttatagacctacagtcagtttccagatttcagtttccatttaatccatttgaacagtaggctacagttgcattgacatgccataggcctatttgaagtccccgTCAAGTGACTGTCAAATTTTTATAGCGCCTCAGAATCCTGACACATAGCATATGCACTGCTATCGTCttcttttaccacttcaccaaatctttcccaaacattagTTTTCTGGCCCTcctttctctttattttcaactttcCATTTCACAGCTTTTCTCATATTTCTCTGACATTGTCCTTTTTGGCTCAGTGGATGACATTAACTTTTTTCTGCCCGTTCACAATAGCATTTGGTGGTTGGTGTGCGTAAAGTTAGCCCCTAAAGCTTTGGTTTACACACTAATGCCAGATAgcttaaaataatgaaagaaaaacctcaatgtagcctatagatataaattgcactataattatacatttatggataaaaaaaaaccatttgttttctctttattcaacccgaCTCTTTATGAATCTAAACGCGCCTGCCCTACGTAGATAACCACGGGACTGTGGGTTGAGTTAACCTGCACATCActagtgtacatttattttgactTTAAATTGTACAAAGGTCAAATGTTTTTCTCTAATATAGCAAAGATATATTGAGTGCTTGCTCTTTTGCCTCTGTGTGTAGATGTTCCACCGGTGTCAGCGTGCGGTGAGAGGTCTGCAGTCTCGCTGTGGCCACTGcacagagcaggaggagaggcttCTGAGAAACGTGGTGTCCTCGTTGGCAGGGAgcctgcaggagctgtccaccaacttcagacacacacagtccagttaCCTGAAACGTAAGCGAGCACTCACTCAAACTGAATGGTGGTATTTCACCTTACTGTATTTACTCCTACACCTCTTCAGCGATCTTCCaaccctcacttctctctctcctggcacgaacttgtgcacacacacacacactcatgcacccTCATCATATGTCTCTTTTATTGTCATAATGTTGATGCTTTCTGTTACAGGCATGAAGAATCGCGAGGAGAGATCAAAGCACTTTTTTGACTCCGGTCCTCTAATGGAGGAGGATGAAGACATAGCACTATATGACAGGGTGAGCTTGGAACTGACACGGTCAGTGTATTTTGACATTTCCCTGATCAGCATTATTGcttatacatacagttgaagtcagaagtttgcatacacttaggttggagtcattaaaactcatttttcaaccactccacaaatttcttgttaacaaactatagttttggcaagtcagttaagacatctactttgtgcatgacacaagtaatttttccaacaattgtttacagattatttaacttataattcactgtatcacaattgcagtgggtcagaagtttacatacactaagttgactgtacctttaaacagcttggacaattccagaaaattatgtcatggctttagaagcttctgataggctaattgatatcatttgagtcaattggaggtgtacctgtggatgtatttcaaagcctaccttcaaactcggtgcctctttgcttgacatcatgagacaatcaaaataaatcagccaagacatcagaaaaaagttgtagacctccacgtccgaaagcctgaaggtaccaagttcatctgtacaaacaatagtacgcaagtataaacaccatgggaccacgcagccgtcttaccgctcaggaaggagaggcgttctgtctcctagagatgaatgtactttggtacgaaaagtgcaaatcaatcccagaacaacagcaaaggaccttgtgaagatgctggaggaaaccggtacaaaagtatctatatccacagtaaaactagtcctatatctacataacctgaaagtccgctcaaaACCACCAtagaaagccagactacagtttccaactgcacatggggacaaagatcgtacctttttgagaaatgtcctctggtctgatgaaacaaaaatagaactgtttggccataatgaccatcgttatgtttggaggaaaaagggggaggcttgcaagccgaagcaCATCATCCCAACcataaagcacgggggtggcagcatcatgttgtgggggtgctttgctgcaggaggaactggtgcacttcacaaaatagagggcATCATGtggagggaaaattatgtggatatattgaagtaacatcagtcaggaagttaaagcttggtcgcaaatgggtcctccaaatggacaatgaccccaagcatacttccaaagttgtggcaaaatggcttaaggacaacaaagtcaagttattggagtggccatcacaaagccttgacctcaatcccatagaaaatttgtgggcagaactgaaaaagcgtgtgtgagcaaggaggcctacaaacctgactcagttacaccagctctgtcaggaggaatgggccaaaattcacccaacttattgtggggagcttgtggaaggctacctgaaatgtttgacccaagttgaacaattcaaaggcagtgctaccaactactaattgagtgcatgtctgacccactgggaatgtgatgaaagaaataaaagctgaaatcattctctctactatttttctgacatttcacattcttacaataaagtggtgatcctaactgacccaagacagggaatttttactctgattaaatgtcaggaattgtgaaactgagttcaaatgtatttggctaaggtgtatgtaaacttccaactttctTTGTGTGGTGTATGAAGAGGTTACTGGACCGCAGGGAAAATTACCTGTGAACAGCACTATTCGACTGAAGTATTTTCATAGCATTAAGATTGTTTTGTTCCAATTTTTTCCCCTGcagaagggaatagggtgccatttgggacaaagacaaAGTTTTATTCAGTGAGTCCATATTTCTGATCTCTCCCAGGGGTTTACAGGTGACCAGCTGGTCCTGGTAGAGCAGAACACAGTGATGGTGGAGGAACGTGAGAGAGAGGTCAGACAGATTGTCCAGTCCATCTCTGACCTGAATGAGATTTTCCGAGACCTGGCTGGATTGGTGGTGGAACAGGTCTGTGAGGGAAACCCTATTCAGTGTTTGGAAACATTACAACACCATGTTTATCTTGTGATGATTAACATCAATAACAAACTGTGTCAGTATGGCCCATGGATATGGCTTTGTATGTTTTCCCAACTGATTTGTTTCATTCTTTATCCAATATCAGGGCACAGTACTTGACAGAATTGACTTCAATGTGGAGCAATCGTGTGTCAAAACAGAAGAGGGGTTGAAACAGTTACAAAAGGTGAGGACACAATGTTAGATTGTTGATGTTTCAGATGTGCGTTGCACAATGGTTCAAACGAAACCCAATTGATGATTATGTCCATGAAAAAGGGTAAGATGTCATCATGCCCACAAACTTAATTATAACAGTTTCTCTGTTTTCTTGCAGGCTGAACAGTATCAGAAGAAAAACCGAAAGATGCTGGTCATTTTAATCCTTACTGTTATAGTTGTCGTTCTAATACTTATTCTATTTGGGACCAAGTTCTAGTGATGCATTCCTTTGCTTTTGGTATGTTGTGTGTGCTTGTATGAGGGTCTTAACTGTACTTCAAATGATGTTGATTACCTGTCCAACTTTTCAATCAACATCTGAAGAATCATTCTTCCAGAATCTCGCGCTGTATGACTCATGGAGATGTTGAATGCATGATTCCTAAGTGAGGACAGTCAGGGAGAGTTCCTATTCAACTTTGGAACATGCCTGCACACACCCACTGTCTGCTCCAATACCCTCTTGAACATGACCATATCCATGTGTCATGGTACTGCTACACAGAAAAAACATATTCAATTCCATTGTGGTCGACTACTGATTAATTGTCATGGCCATATAATTTGCTTGGTTTTGGAGAAAATAAGTGGTTTTCTTGTGAGAATTAGCATCATCTGTCCAGTTTTAGTGTAAGCTATAGTTGTAAGCTCTGCTCTTCCATGTATGTTATTCCAAGAGAAGAAT contains:
- the LOC112254733 gene encoding syntaxin-16 isoform X1, encoding MATRRLTDAFLLMRNNAIQNRHILTEQVSTYGTRRTLSTRSNAANAGPFTNAVYELDELADDRMALVSGIRLDPEAAIGVTKRLPPKWVDGVDEIQYEITRVRQKMKELAALHDKHMNRPTLDDSSEEEHAIEITTQEITQMFHRCQRAVRGLQSRCGHCTEQEERLLRNVVSSLAGSLQELSTNFRHTQSSYLKRMKNREERSKHFFDSGPLMEEDEDIALYDRGFTGDQLVLVEQNTVMVEEREREVRQIVQSISDLNEIFRDLAGLVVEQGTVLDRIDFNVEQSCVKTEEGLKQLQKAEQYQKKNRKMLVILILTVIVVVLILILFGTKF
- the LOC112254733 gene encoding syntaxin-16 isoform X2; this encodes MATRRLTDAFLLMRNNAIQNRHILTEQVSTYGTRRTLSTRSNAAELDELADDRMALVSGIRLDPEAAIGVTKRLPPKWVDGVDEIQYEITRVRQKMKELAALHDKHMNRPTLDDSSEEEHAIEITTQEITQMFHRCQRAVRGLQSRCGHCTEQEERLLRNVVSSLAGSLQELSTNFRHTQSSYLKRMKNREERSKHFFDSGPLMEEDEDIALYDRGFTGDQLVLVEQNTVMVEEREREVRQIVQSISDLNEIFRDLAGLVVEQGTVLDRIDFNVEQSCVKTEEGLKQLQKAEQYQKKNRKMLVILILTVIVVVLILILFGTKF
- the LOC112254733 gene encoding syntaxin-16 isoform X3, whose protein sequence is MATRRLTDAFLLMRNNAIQNRHILTEQVSTYGTRRTLSTRSNAALADDRMALVSGIRLDPEAAIGVTKRLPPKWVDGVDEIQYEITRVRQKMKELAALHDKHMNRPTLDDSSEEEHAIEITTQEITQMFHRCQRAVRGLQSRCGHCTEQEERLLRNVVSSLAGSLQELSTNFRHTQSSYLKRMKNREERSKHFFDSGPLMEEDEDIALYDRGFTGDQLVLVEQNTVMVEEREREVRQIVQSISDLNEIFRDLAGLVVEQGTVLDRIDFNVEQSCVKTEEGLKQLQKAEQYQKKNRKMLVILILTVIVVVLILILFGTKF
- the LOC112254733 gene encoding syntaxin-16 isoform X4: MATRRLTDAFLLMRNNAIQNRHILTEQELDELADDRMALVSGIRLDPEAAIGVTKRLPPKWVDGVDEIQYEITRVRQKMKELAALHDKHMNRPTLDDSSEEEHAIEITTQEITQMFHRCQRAVRGLQSRCGHCTEQEERLLRNVVSSLAGSLQELSTNFRHTQSSYLKRMKNREERSKHFFDSGPLMEEDEDIALYDRGFTGDQLVLVEQNTVMVEEREREVRQIVQSISDLNEIFRDLAGLVVEQGTVLDRIDFNVEQSCVKTEEGLKQLQKAEQYQKKNRKMLVILILTVIVVVLILILFGTKF
- the LOC112254733 gene encoding syntaxin-16 isoform X5; the encoded protein is MATRRLTDAFLLMRNNAIQNRHILTEQLADDRMALVSGIRLDPEAAIGVTKRLPPKWVDGVDEIQYEITRVRQKMKELAALHDKHMNRPTLDDSSEEEHAIEITTQEITQMFHRCQRAVRGLQSRCGHCTEQEERLLRNVVSSLAGSLQELSTNFRHTQSSYLKRMKNREERSKHFFDSGPLMEEDEDIALYDRGFTGDQLVLVEQNTVMVEEREREVRQIVQSISDLNEIFRDLAGLVVEQGTVLDRIDFNVEQSCVKTEEGLKQLQKAEQYQKKNRKMLVILILTVIVVVLILILFGTKF